TGCCGTTAGCAGCAGCGTAGGCCATCAGCTTATCGCCCTTGGAAAAATTGAAGGAATTGCGCTTGGGTTCGGTGGCATCAAACTTCATCTCGTTTTCAGCCACAACAATATTGAACTGAGACTTGTGGGTATTCTCATAAACTTCAGCGTCGTCACCCAAACCATAGCTAAACCAACCAGAATTCAAAATAGCGCCGACAAAACGGCCACGGGCTTCAGCTAACTGACGAAGAGTACTATCGGCTTGAGCAAACACCTGGGATGCACCGAACGAAAGGGCCATACCCACCAAAACAGCACGACCAAAAAACTTTTTTTTCATTTTCCTAATCCTAATAATCCTAAAGGGTTAACGTACCCAAATTCCCAACCAAAAAATAAGTTCATTTCACAACATTCGGGATACCGTAAAAAGAGAAAGCGTTGCAACGAATTACAACGCTCAAAATTCATTTTTTTCGTAAAAAAAGCCTATTCAGTCGGGAACTTCGGCCAAATTTCGTAGGGATTCTGGTTCAAATACAGAGTTTTGACCCAGAAATCAGAATGGGGGCCGTCGCTAAAAACTAGTTCGTCAATGGCTCCGCTGAGACCTCGGCCAATCACAAGATTGGAAGTTTCGTAACGCTTGTTCTTGGTTGTTGCAGAAGTATTCTTCTGAGGAATGTTCACTCCGTTCACATAGAAACTCTGCTTGCCGGAACGGTTCAAGAAATAAATGTGAGTCCACTTGCCTTCAGTCACCAAGCTATCGCCACTGCGGAAGGTGTGAGCGTAATAAGTGCTGCCAGAAGTTTCGCGATAACCAGCAACAAAGCCCTGGTCAGGATCATAAACCAAGCTATACTGACCATCCTTGGAGAAGATCATACAGGAGTCCTTGATATCATCGATACGAACCCAGAGGCTATAGCTCAAGGTATCTGCAGGGAAGTTCAGTTCGCCAGAAGCGGAACTGTCCACCGTGACAAAGGAAGTCTTGTCATTAACAAACAAGTAGGCCTTACCCACGGCGCCATCCACTTCCTTCACATTGGACGGAGTTCCCTTGGAAACTTCGTCGTTTTCTGCTTCATCGACAAAAGTCTTTACTCCATCATCGAAATGCCAAACGGTACGGAAATGACCCAAAGTTCTAAACACATCCGAAGCATAAAGAGCCGGTTTAATGGAGTTATAGACAATGGATATGGTGTCCGTGAAATTCAAGGAATCCACGCGAACCCAGAAGACAGCCTCCTTGGCGGATGAATCAAAGCGGCTGATGCTAATGGGAAGACTTGCAGAACGTTCACCGTCTTCATTGATGCGATAAGCTTCGAAACGACCCTTGCCTCGGGTGACCAAGCCATTGAAACCAGCCACGGAACTATCCAGGCGGAAGGCCATGGGAATGTCGGTCAAGGAGGAATAAGTAGAGTCGAAGGAAACGCCCTTAGGCAAAGCCAGAGGAGCCTTAAAGGTTCTAATCACAGCTTCCGGAATAGTATCCACAATGGTATCGCCAGCCACCACATTCAATTCGCCGAATGCAGCATCCAAAGTATCCTTGTCAAAGAGATGGATAACGAGATCCTGTTCACCAGCCGGCAAGGAGTCAATCAAGACAACGCTGCCCTTGACCTCGACGCGCTGACGGAAGGTTGTACCAACAATGGTGGCTTCGCCTTCAAGACCATCCACATCGTCTTCAAAGACATT
The sequence above is drawn from the Fibrobacter sp. genome and encodes:
- a CDS encoding LamG domain-containing protein is translated as MKFGLRHSLLAAGMVSLLSVGCNTNVAGNSAETGSPELAGVLYLDNGEPASFARVRVVGSDFDFYQGDRLRDVIEVNADSNGAYKIDSMPGINTSSFSLEAFHEESGKRLLLQNLALEDDSLVVSDSLLNPGTAYLNVENVFEDDVDGLEGEATIVGTTFRQRVEVKGSVVLIDSLPAGEQDLVIHLFDKDTLDAAFGELNVVAGDTIVDTIPEAVIRTFKAPLALPKGVSFDSTYSSLTDIPMAFRLDSSVAGFNGLVTRGKGRFEAYRINEDGERSASLPISISRFDSSAKEAVFWVRVDSLNFTDTISIVYNSIKPALYASDVFRTLGHFRTVWHFDDGVKTFVDEAENDEVSKGTPSNVKEVDGAVGKAYLFVNDKTSFVTVDSSASGELNFPADTLSYSLWVRIDDIKDSCMIFSKDGQYSLVYDPDQGFVAGYRETSGSTYYAHTFRSGDSLVTEGKWTHIYFLNRSGKQSFYVNGVNIPQKNTSATTKNKRYETSNLVIGRGLSGAIDELVFSDGPHSDFWVKTLYLNQNPYEIWPKFPTE